Proteins from a genomic interval of Mycolicibacterium grossiae:
- a CDS encoding MarR family winged helix-turn-helix transcriptional regulator codes for MALTRQLRRHRSDNGLTLSQQQILGEVSRLGVTSPADLASRMGVRVQSLTDGLNELEARSLIARRPDEADRRRQLIEFTDEGRALLTADRAERDAWLRDAMARTLTDLEAELLMLVAPILRKVADERWREEP; via the coding sequence ATGGCCCTGACCCGTCAGTTGCGGCGCCACCGCAGCGACAACGGCCTGACCCTCAGCCAGCAGCAGATCCTCGGCGAAGTGAGCCGCCTCGGCGTCACCTCTCCCGCCGACCTGGCGAGCCGGATGGGCGTGCGGGTGCAGTCCCTCACCGACGGACTGAACGAACTGGAGGCCCGCAGCTTGATCGCCCGGCGCCCGGACGAGGCGGACCGCAGGCGGCAGCTCATCGAGTTCACCGACGAGGGCCGGGCGCTGCTGACGGCCGACCGGGCCGAGCGCGACGCCTGGCTGCGCGACGCGATGGCCCGCACGTTGACCGATCTGGAGGCAGAGCTGTTGATGCTGGTGGCGCCGATCCTGCGGAAAGTAGCCGACGAGCGCTGGCGCGAGGAGCCGTGA
- a CDS encoding C40 family peptidase: protein MPADVAGLAAPLYEIRERIGTGRAGVASALHGLPAQLRDVGAALTRSAGDTWSGAAAAAADGFARDTVDALHALAGRTDKLAASASVAADAVDRARQRLDAIIADFEGRAATLDASSPAAAEALAHEAQRALDEALAVVDDLAAELDAETDAVRTSPPAAPGPGGHAATPPAGGGMPFGGGAGALTGTAAPLAAAAGSRGGGAPGGPRGGPPRVTPRSDAFGSDLAVRLAGGATGAAPNAVAADAVRHALTQLGVPYDWGGTTPGVGLDCSGLTQWAYREAGLDLPRLAQEQDVGASVDRASLRPGDLAVWDGHVAMIVGDGMMIEAGDPVQLSPVRTTNAGQGFQGFWRPTG from the coding sequence ATGCCCGCAGACGTGGCGGGCCTCGCCGCACCGCTCTACGAGATCCGCGAGCGGATCGGCACCGGACGGGCCGGCGTGGCCTCCGCGCTGCACGGGCTGCCGGCGCAGTTGCGTGACGTCGGGGCGGCGCTCACCCGGTCGGCCGGTGACACCTGGAGCGGCGCTGCCGCCGCCGCGGCCGACGGTTTCGCCCGCGACACGGTGGACGCCCTGCACGCGCTCGCGGGCCGCACGGACAAACTCGCCGCGAGCGCCTCGGTCGCGGCCGACGCGGTCGACCGGGCGCGGCAACGGCTCGACGCGATCATCGCGGACTTCGAGGGTCGCGCCGCGACGCTGGACGCCTCGTCGCCCGCCGCCGCGGAGGCGCTGGCGCACGAGGCGCAGCGGGCCCTCGACGAGGCGCTGGCCGTCGTCGACGATCTCGCCGCCGAACTCGACGCCGAGACCGACGCGGTCCGGACGTCCCCACCGGCCGCACCCGGGCCGGGCGGCCACGCCGCCACGCCTCCGGCCGGCGGTGGCATGCCGTTCGGCGGCGGGGCGGGCGCCCTCACCGGTACCGCTGCGCCGCTCGCCGCCGCTGCGGGCTCGCGCGGCGGTGGGGCGCCAGGCGGTCCGCGCGGCGGGCCGCCCCGGGTCACGCCGCGATCCGACGCGTTCGGCAGCGACCTCGCGGTGCGCCTGGCCGGCGGCGCGACGGGCGCGGCGCCGAACGCCGTCGCGGCCGATGCGGTGCGGCACGCCCTGACCCAGCTCGGCGTGCCCTACGACTGGGGCGGCACCACCCCCGGCGTAGGCCTGGACTGCAGTGGCCTCACGCAGTGGGCCTATCGCGAGGCGGGCCTCGACCTGCCGCGGCTGGCCCAGGAGCAGGACGTCGGGGCGTCCGTCGATCGGGCATCGCTGCGGCCCGGCGACCTCGCCGTGTGGGACGGCCACGTCGCGATGATCGTCGGCGACGGAATGATGATCG
- a CDS encoding phospho-sugar mutase — MTDLVFGTAGLRGPMREGPGGMNVAAVSRASWALAAVLRDRCLGGSTVVVGRDARHHSDEFAAATAEVLAAAGFAVVLLPDPVPTPVVAYAVRALQAVAGVQITASHNPPMDNGYKVFAEGGMQIVSPTDREVEAAMAVAPNAPDRVAVDPAGAALVHDYVARAAAVRRGTGEVRVALTAMHGVGGEMALQVLRAAGVTDVHVVAEQFAPDPDFPTVAFPNPEEPGATDLLLGLAAEVGADIAIALDPDADRCAVGIPTPGGWQMLSGDETGWLLGDYVLDHADARRERTVASTLVSSRLLAAIASAHGATHVETLTGFKWLARADGGSGALVYAYEEAIGHCVDPDAVRDKDGISAAVLACDLVAALRAEGRTVLEALDDLFRRHGVHATGAVSQRYADADGATATMARLRSAPPDRLCGAPATVADLLIRRGRDRTDALVVTAADGDHRVVIRPSGTEPKLKCYLEIRRAPAADVATERARAAQLLEDMADEVRTWTADPTPS; from the coding sequence ATGACCGATCTGGTATTCGGCACGGCCGGACTGCGCGGCCCGATGCGGGAGGGGCCGGGGGGCATGAACGTCGCGGCCGTGTCGCGCGCGTCGTGGGCATTGGCGGCGGTCCTGCGCGACCGTTGCCTGGGCGGGTCGACGGTGGTGGTCGGCCGCGACGCGCGGCACCACTCCGACGAGTTCGCGGCGGCGACCGCGGAGGTGCTGGCGGCGGCGGGCTTCGCGGTGGTGCTGCTGCCCGACCCGGTGCCCACTCCGGTGGTGGCCTACGCCGTCCGCGCGCTGCAGGCGGTGGCGGGGGTGCAGATCACCGCCTCGCACAACCCGCCGATGGACAACGGCTACAAGGTGTTCGCCGAGGGCGGGATGCAAATCGTCAGCCCCACCGACCGCGAGGTGGAGGCGGCGATGGCGGTGGCACCCAACGCGCCGGACCGCGTCGCGGTCGATCCGGCCGGCGCCGCGCTGGTGCACGACTACGTCGCCCGTGCGGCGGCGGTGCGCCGCGGCACGGGTGAGGTGCGGGTCGCGCTGACGGCGATGCACGGCGTTGGCGGCGAGATGGCATTGCAGGTGCTGCGGGCCGCGGGGGTGACCGACGTGCACGTGGTCGCCGAGCAGTTCGCCCCGGACCCGGACTTCCCCACGGTCGCGTTCCCCAACCCGGAGGAGCCCGGCGCGACGGACCTGCTGCTGGGGCTGGCCGCGGAGGTGGGTGCCGACATCGCGATCGCGCTCGATCCGGACGCCGACCGCTGCGCCGTCGGCATCCCGACACCGGGTGGCTGGCAGATGCTGTCCGGCGATGAAACCGGTTGGCTCCTGGGCGACTACGTGCTCGACCACGCCGACGCGCGCCGGGAGCGGACGGTGGCCAGCACGCTGGTGTCGTCCCGACTGCTCGCAGCGATCGCCAGCGCGCACGGCGCGACGCACGTCGAGACGCTGACCGGCTTCAAGTGGCTGGCGCGCGCGGACGGCGGATCCGGTGCGCTGGTCTACGCCTACGAGGAGGCCATCGGGCACTGCGTCGACCCGGACGCGGTGCGCGACAAGGACGGGATCAGCGCGGCGGTGCTGGCGTGCGATCTGGTGGCGGCCCTGCGGGCCGAGGGCCGCACGGTCCTCGAGGCGCTCGACGACCTCTTCCGCCGGCACGGCGTGCACGCGACGGGCGCGGTGTCGCAGCGCTACGCCGACGCCGACGGTGCCACGGCGACGATGGCGCGGCTGCGCTCAGCACCACCGGACCGGCTGTGCGGCGCACCCGCGACGGTGGCGGACCTCCTCATCCGACGCGGCCGGGACCGCACCGACGCGTTGGTCGTCACGGCCGCCGACGGCGACCACCGCGTGGTCATCCGCCCGTCGGGCACCGAACCGAAGCTCAAGTGCTACTTGGAGATTCGGCGGGCGCCGGCCGCGGACGTCGCCACCGAGCGAGCGAGGGCGGCGCAGTTGCTCGAGGACATGGCCGACGAGGTGCGAACGTGGACGGCGGATCCGACGCCGAGTTAG
- a CDS encoding gamma-glutamylcyclotransferase, translating into MPLYAAYGSNMHPEQMLQRAPHSPMAGTGWLHGWRLTFGGADIGWEGALATLVEDPASRVFVVLYDMTKEDEENLDRWEGSELGFHKKIRCRVHRLSSDTDTDPVLAWLYVVDAWEGGIPSARYLGVMAEAAEIAGAPAEYVHDLRTRPSSNVGPGTPG; encoded by the coding sequence GTGCCGCTCTATGCCGCTTACGGGTCGAACATGCATCCGGAGCAGATGTTGCAGCGTGCCCCGCACTCGCCGATGGCCGGGACCGGGTGGCTGCACGGCTGGCGGCTCACCTTCGGCGGCGCCGACATCGGCTGGGAGGGCGCTCTGGCGACCCTCGTCGAGGACCCCGCGAGCCGGGTCTTCGTCGTCCTGTACGACATGACCAAGGAGGACGAGGAGAACCTCGACCGCTGGGAGGGGTCCGAACTCGGCTTCCACAAGAAGATCCGGTGCCGTGTGCACCGGCTGTCGTCGGACACCGACACCGACCCGGTGCTGGCCTGGCTCTACGTCGTCGACGCCTGGGAGGGCGGCATCCCGTCCGCGCGCTACCTCGGGGTGATGGCCGAGGCGGCCGAGATCGCCGGTGCGCCCGCCGAGTACGTGCACGATCTGCGGACCCGACCCTCGAGCAACGTCGGGCCGGGCACCCCGGGCTGA
- a CDS encoding AbrB family transcriptional regulator, with amino-acid sequence MIRWALLVVVTVAVTVPLTLLGVPSAALFAALLVGIVLALLGRAPSGVPRRAGLAAQGVLGVYIGTMVHRDALDALGGDWAIVLAVAVATLALSILAGALLGLHRDVTPLTGALALVAGGASGLVAIARELGGDDRVVAVVQYLRVALITASMPVVVTLVYHAAKTEHAAAPTQGGALPWYVSVGLLAVIVLLGTAAGRLVRLPGAGLLGPMAVTIVLELTGTSFGLAVPVALVQVGYAVIGWQAGVSFTRDSIRAIGRALPAALGLIVFLNVACAGLGVLLAHVAGISPLEGYLSTSPGGIYAVLATAVETGSNVTFIVAAQVVRVLLMLFAAPLLARGFASLSARLGRRRAYRRESTSASREPIRVAD; translated from the coding sequence GTGATCCGTTGGGCTCTCCTGGTCGTCGTCACCGTCGCGGTGACGGTGCCCCTGACGCTGCTCGGCGTCCCGTCGGCGGCGCTGTTCGCCGCGCTGCTGGTCGGCATCGTGCTGGCGCTGCTCGGCCGCGCCCCGTCCGGGGTGCCCCGCCGCGCGGGACTCGCCGCGCAGGGCGTGCTCGGCGTCTACATCGGCACCATGGTGCATCGCGACGCGCTCGACGCCCTCGGCGGCGACTGGGCCATCGTGCTCGCCGTCGCCGTGGCCACCCTCGCGCTCAGCATCCTCGCGGGCGCGCTGCTCGGCCTGCACCGCGACGTCACGCCGCTCACCGGGGCGCTCGCCCTCGTCGCCGGCGGCGCCTCCGGTCTGGTGGCGATCGCCCGGGAACTCGGCGGTGACGACCGCGTGGTCGCCGTCGTGCAGTACCTGCGCGTCGCGCTGATCACGGCGTCGATGCCCGTCGTCGTCACGCTCGTCTACCACGCCGCCAAGACCGAGCACGCCGCCGCGCCCACCCAGGGCGGAGCGCTGCCCTGGTACGTCAGCGTCGGCCTGCTCGCGGTCATCGTGCTGCTCGGCACCGCCGCCGGCCGCCTGGTCCGGTTGCCGGGTGCCGGCCTGCTCGGACCGATGGCCGTCACGATCGTGCTCGAACTCACCGGCACCTCGTTCGGTCTCGCCGTGCCGGTGGCGCTGGTGCAGGTGGGCTACGCCGTCATCGGCTGGCAGGCCGGCGTCTCGTTCACCCGCGACTCCATCCGGGCCATCGGCCGTGCGCTGCCTGCCGCGCTGGGCCTCATCGTCTTCCTCAACGTCGCCTGCGCCGGTCTCGGCGTCCTGCTGGCCCACGTCGCCGGGATCAGCCCGCTGGAGGGCTACCTGTCCACCAGCCCCGGCGGCATCTACGCCGTCCTCGCCACGGCCGTCGAGACCGGGTCCAACGTCACCTTCATCGTCGCCGCCCAGGTGGTGCGGGTGCTGCTGATGCTGTTCGCCGCGCCGCTGCTGGCCCGCGGCTTCGCCTCGCTCAGCGCGCGCCTCGGCCGGCGCCGCGCCTACAGGCGGGAGAGCACCTCGGCCAGCAGGGAACCCATCCGCGTGGCGGACTGA
- a CDS encoding helix-turn-helix domain-containing protein has translation MVRLPLTPEQLAAGKRLGERLRRARGERTLADVAQAAGISPETLRKIETGRLATPAFSTIAALARVLPLTLDELAEACAPATDLQQTG, from the coding sequence GTGGTCCGTCTCCCGCTCACCCCCGAACAGCTCGCCGCCGGCAAGCGGCTCGGCGAACGCCTGCGTCGGGCGCGCGGCGAGCGCACCCTGGCCGACGTCGCTCAGGCCGCGGGGATCTCGCCGGAGACACTGCGCAAGATCGAGACCGGCCGGCTCGCGACGCCCGCCTTCAGCACCATTGCCGCGCTGGCCCGGGTCCTGCCGCTGACGCTCGACGAACTCGCCGAGGCCTGCGCGCCGGCCACGGATCTGCAGCAGACCGGCTAA
- the upp gene encoding uracil phosphoribosyltransferase: MDVRVVDHPLAAARLSTLRDERTDNAGFRSALRDLTLMLVYEATRDAPAEPIQVRTPLATATGSRLATPPLLVPVLRAGLGMVDQAHALIPEARVGFVGVARDETTAQPTPYLESLPDDLSAQPVMVLDPMLATGGSMAYTLGLLKARRAVDITAVCVVCAPEGIAALERVVPDLRLFTAAVDDGLNDVAYIVPGLGDAGDRQFGPR, from the coding sequence ATGGACGTCCGGGTCGTCGATCATCCGCTCGCCGCAGCACGGCTGAGCACCCTGCGCGACGAGCGCACCGACAACGCCGGCTTCCGGTCGGCACTGCGCGATCTCACCCTGATGCTGGTGTACGAGGCGACCCGTGACGCCCCGGCCGAGCCGATCCAGGTGCGCACGCCGCTGGCGACGGCCACCGGGTCGCGGCTGGCCACCCCGCCGCTGCTGGTCCCGGTGCTGCGCGCCGGCCTCGGCATGGTCGATCAGGCCCACGCGCTGATCCCGGAGGCCCGGGTCGGCTTCGTCGGCGTGGCCCGCGACGAGACGACCGCCCAGCCGACGCCCTACCTGGAGTCGCTGCCCGACGACCTGAGCGCGCAGCCGGTCATGGTGCTCGACCCGATGCTCGCGACGGGCGGGTCGATGGCGTACACGCTGGGACTGCTGAAGGCGCGCCGCGCGGTCGACATCACCGCCGTCTGCGTGGTGTGCGCGCCCGAGGGCATCGCCGCGCTCGAACGCGTCGTCCCGGACCTCAGGTTGTTCACGGCCGCCGTCGACGACGGACTCAACGACGTCGCGTACATCGTGCCGGGCCTCGGGGACGCCGGCGATCGCCAGTTCGGTCCGCGCTGA
- a CDS encoding M20 family metallopeptidase translates to MPSASAATVVEEAVVRRGNDLIELSHAIHAEPELAFEEFRSCAKTQTLVAERGFEVTHAAGGLDTAFRAEFGNGDLVIGVCAEYDALPEIGHACGHNVIAASAVGTALALAEVADDLGLTVVLMGTPAEEAGGGKVLMLEAGVFDDVAATVMLHPGPLDIARARSLALSQVAVTYTGRESHAAVAPFLGLNAADAITVAQVAIGLLRQQMAPGHMAHGIVTNGGQATNVIPGHAAMAYTMRANDAASLHELEARMSDCFLAGAIATGCEYRVEPTEPAYLELTPDRWLAEVFRDEMVRVGRSPVGADVEAAFPLGSTDMGNVTHVMPGIHPIVGIDAGGASVHQPGFTAAAAGPSADDAVVRGAVMLARTVVRLAETGAERDRVLAAAERRSAS, encoded by the coding sequence ATGCCCAGTGCCAGCGCCGCGACCGTCGTCGAGGAGGCCGTCGTGCGGCGGGGCAACGACCTGATCGAGCTGTCCCACGCCATCCACGCCGAACCGGAACTCGCCTTCGAGGAATTCCGCAGCTGCGCCAAGACCCAGACGCTCGTCGCCGAGCGCGGCTTCGAGGTGACCCACGCCGCCGGTGGCCTGGACACCGCCTTCCGCGCCGAGTTCGGCAACGGCGACCTCGTGATCGGGGTGTGCGCCGAATACGACGCGCTGCCCGAGATCGGTCATGCCTGTGGACACAACGTGATCGCCGCCTCGGCCGTGGGCACCGCCCTCGCGCTCGCCGAGGTCGCCGACGACCTCGGGCTCACCGTGGTGCTCATGGGCACGCCCGCCGAGGAGGCCGGTGGCGGCAAGGTGCTGATGCTCGAGGCCGGCGTCTTCGACGACGTCGCCGCCACGGTCATGCTGCACCCGGGTCCACTCGACATCGCCCGCGCCCGGTCACTGGCGTTGTCGCAGGTCGCGGTGACCTACACCGGGCGGGAGTCGCACGCCGCGGTGGCGCCGTTCCTGGGGCTCAACGCGGCGGACGCCATCACGGTGGCGCAGGTGGCGATCGGGCTGCTGCGCCAGCAGATGGCGCCCGGCCACATGGCGCATGGCATCGTGACCAACGGTGGACAGGCCACCAACGTCATCCCCGGCCACGCCGCGATGGCGTACACCATGCGCGCCAACGACGCCGCCTCACTCCACGAATTGGAGGCCCGTATGTCGGACTGCTTCCTCGCGGGAGCGATCGCGACGGGATGCGAGTACCGCGTCGAACCGACCGAACCCGCCTACCTGGAACTCACCCCGGACCGCTGGCTCGCCGAGGTGTTCCGCGACGAGATGGTGCGCGTCGGGCGCAGCCCCGTCGGCGCCGACGTCGAGGCCGCGTTCCCGCTCGGCAGCACCGACATGGGCAACGTCACCCACGTCATGCCCGGCATCCACCCGATCGTCGGCATCGACGCCGGCGGTGCGTCGGTGCACCAGCCCGGCTTCACCGCGGCGGCGGCGGGCCCCAGCGCCGACGACGCCGTCGTCCGGGGCGCGGTGATGCTGGCACGCACGGTCGTGCGGCTGGCCGAGACCGGCGCCGAACGGGACCGGGTGCTCGCGGCCGCCGAGCGGCGGAGCGCCTCGTGA
- the map gene encoding type I methionyl aminopeptidase, protein MLELKTSQEIEAMAVTGAFIAALLDDVASRARPGVNLLDLEQRARTLIAERGAQSCYWDYAPSFGRGPFRNVICLSVNDAVLHGLPHDYVLADGDLLTMDIAVSIDGWVADSARSIVVGTPRPEDVRLIEATERALDAGIAAALPGHKLGDVSAAIGAVAAEYGYRVNTEFGGHGLGRTMHEDPHVPNTGRPGRGLTLRPGLTLALEPWFAAGTDRIVYDPDGWTIRSADGSRTAHSEHTIAITDGAPRVLTAREHAPVGS, encoded by the coding sequence GTGCTGGAACTGAAGACATCGCAGGAGATCGAGGCGATGGCGGTCACCGGCGCCTTCATCGCCGCGCTGCTGGACGACGTCGCGTCGCGCGCGCGGCCCGGGGTGAACCTGCTCGACCTCGAGCAGCGCGCACGGACCCTGATCGCGGAGCGCGGCGCGCAGTCCTGTTACTGGGACTACGCACCGTCCTTCGGCCGCGGACCGTTCCGGAACGTCATCTGCCTGTCGGTGAACGATGCCGTGCTGCACGGACTTCCGCACGACTACGTGCTGGCCGATGGTGACCTGCTGACCATGGACATCGCGGTGTCGATCGACGGGTGGGTGGCCGACTCGGCGCGCAGTATCGTCGTCGGCACCCCGCGTCCGGAGGACGTGCGGCTGATCGAGGCCACCGAGCGGGCGCTCGACGCGGGCATCGCCGCAGCACTGCCAGGCCACAAACTCGGTGACGTCTCCGCCGCGATCGGTGCGGTGGCGGCCGAGTACGGCTACCGCGTCAACACCGAGTTCGGCGGCCACGGACTCGGCCGCACCATGCACGAGGACCCGCACGTCCCGAACACCGGGCGTCCCGGTCGCGGGCTGACCCTGCGGCCCGGGCTGACGCTCGCGCTGGAGCCGTGGTTCGCCGCGGGCACCGATCGCATCGTGTACGACCCGGACGGGTGGACCATCCGCTCCGCGGACGGGTCGCGCACCGCGCACAGCGAGCACACGATCGCCATCACCGACGGTGCGCCCCGGGTGCTCACCGCCCGCGAGCACGCGCCCGTGGGGTCCTGA
- a CDS encoding purine-nucleoside phosphorylase, with translation MTGDPQSLAEQAASEVLARAGVDRVDVAVVLGSGWAPAAARLGEPEAVIPMAELSGFTPPTAAGHGGEVRVLTVGGRRALILLGRTHAYEGHDLRHVVHPVRTACAAGVSTVVLTNAAGGLRPEFEVGQPVLIADHLNLTARSPLVGAQFVDLVDAYSPRLRGLARDVEPTLAEGVYAGLPGPHYETPAEIRMLRTLGADLVGMSTVHETIAARAAGAEVLGVSMVTNLAAGMTGAPLSHAEVLEAGRQSATRMGSLLAEVLSRL, from the coding sequence GTGACAGGTGACCCGCAGTCGCTCGCCGAGCAGGCCGCCTCCGAGGTGCTGGCCCGGGCCGGGGTCGACCGCGTCGACGTCGCCGTGGTGCTCGGCTCCGGGTGGGCACCGGCCGCCGCCCGGCTGGGCGAGCCGGAGGCCGTGATCCCGATGGCCGAGCTGTCCGGGTTCACGCCGCCCACGGCCGCCGGGCACGGCGGCGAGGTCCGCGTGCTGACCGTCGGGGGCCGGCGCGCGCTGATCCTGCTGGGCCGGACTCACGCCTACGAGGGCCACGACCTGCGCCACGTCGTGCATCCGGTCCGGACGGCGTGCGCGGCCGGGGTGTCGACCGTCGTCCTGACCAACGCGGCGGGCGGGCTGCGCCCCGAGTTCGAGGTCGGCCAACCGGTGCTGATCGCCGACCACCTCAACCTGACCGCCCGCTCGCCGCTGGTCGGCGCGCAGTTCGTCGACCTGGTGGACGCCTACTCCCCGCGGCTGCGTGGGCTGGCGCGCGACGTAGAGCCGACGCTCGCCGAGGGTGTCTACGCCGGGCTGCCCGGCCCGCACTACGAGACGCCCGCGGAGATCCGCATGCTCCGGACGCTGGGCGCCGACCTGGTCGGCATGTCGACGGTGCACGAGACGATCGCGGCGCGTGCCGCCGGCGCCGAGGTGCTCGGGGTGTCGATGGTGACGAACCTGGCCGCCGGCATGACCGGCGCCCCGCTGTCGCACGCCGAGGTGCTCGAGGCCGGGCGTCAGTCCGCCACGCGGATGGGTTCCCTGCTGGCCGAGGTGCTCTCCCGCCTGTAG
- a CDS encoding M20 family metallopeptidase encodes MSSLRDHTEAWLAAHGDELIAWRRHIHAHPELGRQEFATTQFVAAHLAEAGLNPKVLPGGTGLTCDLGPDHGPRVALRADMDALPMTERTGAPYASLVPGAAHACGHDGHTSVLLGTALALASVPELPIGVRLIFQPAEELMPGGAIDAIAAGALQGVSRIFALHCDPRLAVGKVATIAGPITSAADQMEITLQSPGGHTSRPHLTGDLVYALGTLITGVPGVLSRRVDPRHDTVMVWGAVNAGSAANAIPQAGSVAGTIRTASREAWVVMEDLINEIVASLLAPLRVGYAVNYRRGVPPVVNEEVSTRLLTHAIETVGADVLADTHQSGGGEDFSWYLEDVPGAMARLGVWSGRGPQLDLHQPTFDLDERALAVGVRVMTNVVEQSALI; translated from the coding sequence GTGAGCAGCCTGCGCGACCACACCGAGGCCTGGCTGGCCGCCCACGGTGACGAGCTGATCGCCTGGCGCCGGCACATCCACGCGCATCCCGAGCTGGGCCGTCAGGAGTTCGCGACCACGCAGTTCGTCGCCGCTCACCTCGCCGAGGCCGGCCTCAACCCCAAGGTGCTGCCCGGCGGCACCGGGCTCACCTGCGACCTCGGCCCGGATCACGGGCCGCGCGTCGCGCTGCGCGCCGACATGGACGCGCTGCCGATGACCGAGCGCACCGGCGCGCCGTACGCGTCGCTGGTGCCGGGCGCCGCCCACGCCTGCGGCCACGACGGCCACACGTCGGTCCTGCTCGGCACGGCGCTGGCCCTGGCGTCGGTGCCGGAGCTGCCGATCGGCGTGCGGCTGATCTTCCAGCCGGCCGAGGAGCTGATGCCGGGCGGCGCGATCGACGCCATCGCGGCCGGGGCCCTGCAGGGGGTGTCCCGCATCTTCGCGCTGCACTGCGATCCGCGGCTCGCGGTCGGCAAGGTGGCGACGATCGCCGGGCCGATCACCTCGGCCGCCGATCAGATGGAGATCACGCTGCAGTCGCCGGGCGGGCACACGTCCCGCCCGCACCTCACCGGCGACCTGGTGTACGCGCTCGGCACGCTAATCACCGGGGTGCCCGGCGTGCTGTCCCGGCGGGTCGATCCGCGGCACGACACCGTGATGGTGTGGGGCGCAGTGAACGCGGGGTCGGCGGCCAACGCGATCCCGCAGGCCGGCTCGGTGGCCGGCACTATCCGCACCGCCAGCCGCGAGGCGTGGGTGGTGATGGAGGACCTGATCAACGAGATCGTCGCGTCGCTGTTGGCGCCGCTTCGGGTCGGCTACGCGGTGAACTACCGGCGCGGCGTGCCGCCGGTGGTCAACGAGGAGGTCTCCACCCGGCTGCTCACCCACGCGATCGAGACGGTGGGCGCCGACGTCCTGGCCGACACCCATCAGTCCGGTGGCGGTGAGGACTTCTCCTGGTACCTCGAGGACGTGCCGGGCGCGATGGCGCGGCTCGGCGTGTGGTCGGGCCGCGGTCCGCAGCTCGACCTGCATCAACCGACGTTCGACCTCGACGAGCGGGCGCTCGCGGTCGGCGTGCGGGTGATGACCAACGTCGTCGAGCAGAGCGCGCTGATCTGA